Proteins co-encoded in one Capsicum annuum cultivar UCD-10X-F1 chromosome 9, UCD10Xv1.1, whole genome shotgun sequence genomic window:
- the LOC107841003 gene encoding LOW QUALITY PROTEIN: uncharacterized protein LOC107841003 (The sequence of the model RefSeq protein was modified relative to this genomic sequence to represent the inferred CDS: inserted 1 base in 1 codon; substituted 3 bases at 3 genomic stop codons): MDTGATNHMMCNPRVLTTITKKNTTWADSIHLPNGSTIQILHVGNFSLGQEEISNVLCVPDFKVNLLLVSALTRELRCFMKFYPDYCLLRDLHTGMVKGTGIVVNGLYYWDQDPWQQMKYSVALSTVDMNDLWHQRLGHIPHKVLQQMHVINHNSMSNIKLCPFSPLAKQTRLPFPQSTTRASKVFDLVHGDVXGHYKVPIHDGNRFFLTLVYDCSWLVWTFLLKFKSDVPVILENFMQLVHTQFDSTVKVFQSDNGSEFFNSFCKDLFTTSGIIHQSSCAYIPQQNVVVERKHRQLLEVDRAIRFQAAIPLKFWGLCVQYAAYLINRIPSTALLGKSPFEVFHGRKPNLQHLKVLGSLCYFTNVVHKNDKFGARAVEVFXIGYSTTQKGYKLYDIANETFFVSXDVTFREEVFPFKYNHPDSRPQSFQPIDDSTIPDVGMTPTLVDTCDICVPKAITGGVDSPQQVSTFRQSARQSKPPAWLHNFVHSSSKVVSSSFAYPISNYMSYSALSDSYYQTLCNFSAVKEPDSYEEALHHPEWVEAMNQELQALNGNQTWDLVPLPPDKRAIGCKWVFKTKFNAQGLVDRYKARLVKGYTQXEGLDYQETFSPVVKMVTIRAVLSIAAMKTWKLHQMDAFNAFLQGDLVEDVYMSPPPGLFTKGKHSLVCKLKKSLYGLKQASRQWNLKICEALISSSFVQSHHDYSLFVKKSGNDLVLILVYVDDLLITGSSSSLIEEAKCMLQLHFNIKVLGEMKYFLGLAIARSKQGILVCQMKFELDLIADVGLADSKPSGHLWNRIGG, translated from the exons CCTGTGTGTTCCCGACTTTAAAGTGAATTTACTTTTGGTGTCAGCATTGACTAGAGAGTTACGATGCTTCATGAAGTTCTATCCTGATTATTGCTTATTGCGGGACCTTCACACTGGGATGGTGAAGGGGACTGGTATAGTGGTGAATGGATTATACTATTGGGATCAAGATCCATGGCAACAAATGAAGTACTCAGTAGCTCTTAGCACAGTTGATATGAATGATCTTTGGCATCAAAGGCTAGGTCACATACCTCATAAAGTGCTACAACAGATGCATGTAATAAATCACAATAGTATGAGTAATATCAAACTATGTCCGTTTTCTCCATTAGCTAAACAAACCCGACTTCCATTTCCTCAAAGCACCACCAGAGCAAGTAAGGTGTTTGATCTGGTTCATGGAGATGTATAGGGGCATTATAAGGTACCTATCCATGATGGAAATAGATTTTTTCTTACACTCGTATATGATTGTAGTTGGTTGGTCTGGACCTTCTTGCTGAAATTTAAGAGTGATGTTCCTGTTATCTTAGAGAATTTTATGCAATTAGTTCATACTCAATTTGATAGTACTGTTAAGGTGTTTCAAAGTGACAATGGGTCagaatttttcaattctttttgcaAAGATTTATTTACAACATCAGGTATTATCCATCAGAGTTCTTGTGCTTACATACCCCAACAAAATGTGGTGGTGGAAAGGAAGCACCGACAACTCTTGGAAGTGGACAGGGCCATCAGGTTCCAAGCAGCTATTCCCTTGAAGTTCTGGGGTTTGTGTGTCCAATATGCTGCATATTTGATTAACAGGATCCCATCTACAGCTTTACTGGGCAAATCTCCATTTGAAGTTTTTCATGGGAGAAAGCCTAATCTACAGCATCTCAAGGTGCTAGGGAGTTTGTGTTATTTTACTAATGTGGTGCACAAGAATGATAAGTTTGGTGCTCGAGCTGTGGAGGTTT ACATAGGATATTCCACCACACAAAAGGGTTATAAACTGTATGATATTGCTAATGAAACTTTCTTTGTCAGCTGAGATGTCACTTTCAGGGAAGAAGTGTTTCCCTTCAAGTACAACCATCCGGATTCAAGACCTCAATCATTCCAACCTATAGAT GACTCTACAATCCCAGATGTTGGCATGACTCCTACTCTAGTAGATACATGTGATATTTGTGTTCCTAAAGCTATAACAGGGGGAGTTGATTCTCCTCAGCAGGTTTCCACATTTAGACAGTCTGCCAGGCAATCCAAGCCTCCAGCGTGGTTACATAACTTTGTCCATAGCTCTTCCAAAGTTGTTTCTTCCAGTTTTGCTTACCCGATATCCAACTATATGTCTTATTCTGCTTTATCAGACTCATATTACCAGACTTTATGCAATTTTTCTGCTGTCAAGGAACCTGATTCTTATGAAGAAGCTTTACATCATCCTGAATGGGTAGAGGCCATGAATCAGGAGCTACAAGCACTTAATGGCAATCAAACTTGGGATTTAGTCCCACTCCCCCCTGACAAGAGGGCTATTGGTTGCAAGTGGGTATTTAAAACCAAGTTTAATGCTCAAGGCTTGGTTGATAGATACAAGGCAAGGTTGGTGAAGGGTTACACCCAATAGGAGGGACTTGACTACCAGGAGACCTTTTCTCCTGTAGTCAAGATGGTAACCATAAGGGCTGTTCTATCTATTGCAGCTATGAAAACCTGGAAGTTGCACCAAATGGATGCCTTCAATGCTTTCCTCCAAGGGGACTTAGTCGAAGATGTTTACATGTCTCCACCCCCTGGTCTTTTCACCAAGGGGAAGCATTCCTTAGTCTGTAAACTCAAAAAATCTCTTTATGGCTTGAAGCAAGCCTCAAGACAATGGAATTTAAAGATTTGTGAGGCTCTTATTTCTTCCAGTTTTGTTCAAAGTCATCATGACTATTCTCTGTTTGTTAAGAAGTCTGGTAATGATTTGGTTCTAATTTTGGTTTATGTTGATGACCTCCTTATTACtggttcttcttcttctcttattGAAGAAGCTAAGTGTATGCTTCAACTCCATTTCAATATCAAGGTCTTGGGGGAGATGAAGTACTTCCTTGGTCTTGCAATTGCTAGAAGCAAGCAAGGGATCTTGGTTTGTCAGATGAAATTTGAACTAGACCTGATTGCTGATGTGGGACTTGCTGATTCAAAACCTTCCGGTCACCTTTGGAATAGAATCGGAGGTTAA